One genomic segment of Candidatus Methanoperedens sp. includes these proteins:
- a CDS encoding multiprotein bridging factor aMBF1 → MQCEICGSDIKGNPIRVMVEGSVLDVCGKCARYGKPTDKWSPVSRKILPTERVIVTHKPRKDAFDKLQDEIVPDYASMIKKARESQGLTIEALAAKMMEKAALIRKIEREELIPEDTVRKKLETALNIKLTERVSSQNQRGGGFIRGTTLGDVAVIRKKVK, encoded by the coding sequence ATGCAATGCGAAATATGCGGCAGTGATATAAAGGGAAACCCGATTCGTGTTATGGTTGAGGGAAGTGTTCTGGACGTATGCGGAAAATGTGCACGCTACGGGAAACCCACAGATAAGTGGTCTCCTGTGTCCAGGAAAATATTGCCGACTGAAAGGGTTATTGTGACTCACAAGCCAAGAAAAGATGCTTTTGATAAACTTCAGGATGAAATCGTCCCGGATTATGCTTCGATGATCAAGAAAGCCAGGGAATCCCAGGGATTGACCATCGAAGCACTTGCCGCGAAGATGATGGAGAAGGCTGCACTTATCAGGAAGATCGAACGCGAGGAGCTTATTCCCGAGGATACTGTCAGGAAAAAACTTGAGACCGCGTTGAATATCAAATTGACCGAGAGGGTATCTTCACAGAATCAGCGGGGGGGCGGGTTCATAAGAGGAACCACGCTCGGGGATGTGGCTGTTATCAGGAAGAAAGTGAAGTAG
- a CDS encoding ATP-grasp domain-containing protein, whose product MKNPRKVLVIANNVRSVVSSAKKAGYSVYALDRFGDVDMRRCADKAFLIESSQEGKLHEQAESFGEVDIVILGPGFENLKFENVFNNPAEVVEKVSDKSKLPKKLKSMGIPHPETESIGRAEGLGFPLLIKPKFGSGGMRNMIIRNGEELTLFKERSDAGEFIAQEFLEGIPCSASIISNGDDAVVVAINEQLIGVPWLTRLPFAYCGNITPFDTKYHDEMIRHARQITLEFGLLGSNGVDFILTDKGITVIEVNPRFQGSMDTVELSTGINIFDAHIKSFAGELPILKEPSCFAAKTIVYTNKKVVIDKKISDALTGCMNMGRAADIPQQGSVIHPDEPITTVLATAKTRSLVLEKVGKNSRYIKNITEA is encoded by the coding sequence ATGAAAAACCCAAGGAAAGTCCTGGTTATAGCCAACAACGTGCGAAGTGTTGTAAGCTCTGCGAAAAAAGCAGGGTACTCGGTTTATGCCCTTGACCGTTTTGGGGATGTGGACATGCGAAGATGCGCCGACAAGGCTTTTCTTATTGAAAGCAGTCAAGAGGGTAAACTGCATGAACAGGCGGAATCATTTGGCGAGGTTGATATCGTAATTCTCGGACCGGGCTTTGAGAATTTAAAATTTGAAAATGTTTTTAATAACCCGGCAGAGGTTGTGGAAAAGGTGAGCGATAAGTCAAAGCTCCCGAAAAAATTAAAATCAATGGGCATCCCTCACCCTGAAACAGAATCAATAGGCAGGGCAGAAGGCTTAGGGTTCCCGCTTTTGATAAAACCGAAGTTTGGCTCTGGGGGTATGCGTAACATGATCATAAGAAACGGGGAGGAACTAACTCTGTTTAAAGAAAGAAGCGATGCTGGTGAGTTCATAGCCCAGGAATTTCTGGAAGGTATTCCCTGCAGCGCATCTATAATAAGCAATGGAGATGATGCAGTTGTGGTTGCAATAAACGAGCAGCTGATAGGGGTTCCATGGCTTACCAGATTACCGTTTGCTTACTGCGGCAATATCACGCCCTTTGATACAAAGTACCATGATGAAATGATACGCCATGCAAGGCAAATTACTCTTGAATTTGGGCTTCTGGGTTCAAACGGGGTGGATTTCATTTTGACTGATAAAGGCATCACGGTTATCGAGGTCAATCCGCGTTTCCAGGGAAGTATGGATACTGTGGAGCTCTCAACAGGAATAAACATTTTCGATGCGCACATAAAATCCTTTGCCGGGGAACTTCCAATATTGAAAGAACCATCATGTTTTGCTGCAAAGACCATTGTATATACAAATAAGAAAGTCGTGATAGACAAAAAAATCTCGGATGCTCTCACAGGATGCATGAATATGGGGAGAGCAGCCGACATTCCACAACAAGGGTCGGTAATACATCCCGACGAACCCATAACGACAGTGCTCGCAACTGCTAAAACCCGCTCATTGGTTTTAGAAAAGGTAGGGAAGAATTCGCGTTATATCAAAAATATTACGGAAGCTTAA
- the cfbA gene encoding sirohydrochlorin nickelochelatase, whose protein sequence is MNEKIGILALGHGSKHPHNKEVVTGVAELIAKKYKNVVVRTGFMNMNNPTMKEGLDDFKGTGVTTIVAVPIFLAHGVHTMEDIPQILGVSRQSRKTTIKLDGKDVALVYSEPLGVDELIAELAFKRAKEALSK, encoded by the coding sequence ATGAATGAAAAAATTGGAATTCTGGCGCTCGGGCATGGAAGCAAACATCCGCATAATAAAGAAGTGGTTACTGGAGTTGCTGAGCTGATTGCTAAAAAATACAAGAACGTGGTGGTTAGAACAGGTTTTATGAACATGAATAATCCCACGATGAAGGAAGGTCTTGATGACTTCAAGGGCACCGGCGTGACCACAATCGTAGCTGTCCCTATTTTCCTGGCGCACGGCGTTCATACAATGGAAGATATACCCCAGATCCTGGGTGTAAGCAGGCAATCCAGGAAAACCACAATAAAACTCGACGGCAAGGATGTAGCACTTGTTTATTCGGAGCCTCTCGGAGTCGATGAACTAATTGCCGAACTGGCATTCAAGAGGGCTAAAGAAGCTCTCTCAAAATAA
- a CDS encoding roadblock/LC7 domain-containing protein, whose product METIATMLEKILDDLQAVGGIELSAIVSKQGLLMVYKETATGLNSEALAALTATLYISAESTTTRLSNQKPKSIIVETEDKHLITYAAGPDALIVVLVGNEGYIGLILNELKKAAEKVKKLI is encoded by the coding sequence ATGGAAACAATAGCAACTATGCTTGAAAAAATCCTTGACGACCTGCAGGCAGTCGGGGGTATCGAACTATCTGCCATAGTTTCGAAACAGGGATTACTGATGGTTTATAAAGAAACAGCCACAGGGCTTAACAGTGAAGCGCTTGCTGCATTGACCGCTACTTTATATATATCTGCAGAATCCACGACCACGCGGCTCAGTAACCAGAAACCGAAATCTATTATAGTAGAAACAGAGGATAAGCATCTCATAACATATGCAGCAGGCCCGGATGCATTAATTGTGGTTCTGGTTGGAAACGAAGGCTATATCGGCTTGATTCTGAATGAGTTAAAAAAAGCTGCTGAGAAAGTCAAGAAACTCATTTGA
- a CDS encoding transcription factor, producing MVDLNDPVIKGYLINLVGEEGFKVVKNMPKDEVTDEKIAEATGVLLNIVRRTLFILYENRLAVYRRERDTDSGWLTYLWKLDIDNLNSQLELEAKKLLRNLKTKLEFEQDKVFYICEKQDGRFLFEQAAELEFICPICGGELRYEENASTINALKQRILELEEMTSSALV from the coding sequence CTGGTTGATTTAAATGACCCTGTTATTAAAGGCTATCTAATAAACCTTGTAGGGGAAGAAGGTTTTAAAGTTGTAAAGAATATGCCCAAAGACGAGGTTACGGATGAAAAGATCGCAGAGGCAACGGGAGTTTTGCTGAATATTGTTCGAAGAACGCTGTTTATATTATATGAGAACAGGCTTGCAGTATACCGCAGGGAAAGAGATACAGATAGCGGCTGGCTGACATATTTATGGAAACTCGACATTGACAATTTAAACAGCCAGCTTGAGCTTGAAGCGAAAAAACTTTTGAGAAATCTCAAGACCAAGCTTGAATTTGAGCAAGACAAGGTATTCTATATATGCGAAAAGCAGGATGGACGTTTTCTTTTTGAACAGGCGGCTGAATTGGAATTTATATGTCCAATTTGCGGCGGGGAATTAAGATACGAGGAAAATGCCTCAACGATAAACGCCCTGAAACAAAGAATTTTGGAACTTGAAGAAATGACATCAAGCGCTTTAGTTTGA
- a CDS encoding homocitrate synthase family protein, translating into MTAYSKNFLMQFINPKPGDIEICDVTLRDGEQTPGVAFTKEEKIAIAEKLDSIGIEIIEAGFPVVSKAEEETVREIAHLGLDARVCCLARSVAKDVDVALRCDVDFVSIFIATSDLHLKYKYHKTFAETESCALDVLDYAKDHGLTVRFAAEDATRTDLNALKSIFRSAEEHGADYVSIADTVGVLNPSTAFFLVKEIKKTVKTKVCLHCHNDLGMAVANTLSGAEAGAFQLHTTVNGIGERCGNAALEELLVSLRVQYGIERYDVSQLMELSRLVEQYSGLAIPRTKPIVGANAFSHESGIHVAAVLEEPMTYELFAPEMVGAKREIIIGKHTGTKALKGVVQKMGYNLTHEQMCELLDKVKKCSEAKKQVSCERLEGFIRELE; encoded by the coding sequence ATGACAGCTTACTCCAAAAACTTCCTGATGCAGTTCATCAATCCAAAACCAGGGGATATAGAGATATGCGATGTTACATTGAGGGATGGGGAGCAGACGCCGGGAGTGGCTTTTACCAAAGAAGAGAAAATCGCAATCGCAGAAAAACTCGACAGTATCGGTATTGAGATAATTGAGGCAGGATTCCCCGTGGTGTCAAAAGCTGAAGAAGAAACAGTACGGGAGATTGCACATCTTGGGCTCGATGCCAGAGTATGCTGTCTTGCACGTTCTGTTGCGAAAGATGTGGATGTTGCTCTTCGCTGCGATGTGGATTTCGTGAGCATATTTATTGCAACATCGGATTTGCACCTTAAATATAAGTATCATAAGACGTTTGCAGAGACTGAATCGTGTGCCCTCGACGTGCTTGATTATGCAAAAGACCATGGTCTTACAGTGCGGTTTGCTGCCGAGGATGCCACACGTACCGACCTCAATGCGCTCAAATCCATATTCAGGTCTGCAGAAGAACACGGCGCGGATTACGTCAGCATTGCTGATACCGTGGGGGTATTGAATCCAAGCACAGCGTTCTTTCTTGTAAAGGAGATTAAGAAGACCGTGAAAACAAAGGTATGCCTCCACTGCCACAACGATCTGGGCATGGCAGTGGCAAATACGCTAAGCGGGGCCGAGGCAGGAGCTTTTCAGCTTCATACAACGGTCAACGGCATCGGGGAGAGGTGCGGAAATGCCGCACTTGAGGAGCTGCTTGTGAGCCTGCGGGTGCAGTATGGCATAGAAAGGTATGATGTGAGCCAGCTGATGGAATTATCAAGGCTCGTTGAACAATATTCAGGACTTGCGATTCCCAGGACTAAACCCATTGTAGGCGCCAATGCGTTTTCGCATGAATCAGGGATACATGTGGCAGCGGTGCTTGAGGAACCCATGACCTATGAATTATTTGCTCCTGAGATGGTAGGGGCAAAACGGGAAATAATCATAGGAAAGCATACGGGAACAAAGGCATTGAAGGGCGTTGTCCAGAAGATGGGTTATAATCTCACGCATGAGCAGATGTGCGAGCTTCTGGATAAGGTAAAGAAGTGCAGCGAGGCGAAGAAGCAGGTTTCTTGCGAGAGGCTTGAGGGGTTCATAAGGGAGCTGGAGTGA
- a CDS encoding TIGR00295 family protein, with the protein MNEKDAVALLVKCGCSPDIIEHCKTVAEYARKIASNIKKCAEKKRQSINIDIEAVFLGGLLHDIGRSRTHGIDHAVVGRKIAIENGLSDKLVNIIERHIGAGITKEDAELLGLPIKDYLPITLEEKIVAHADNLVSGSKVGTLDELVLSLRKKQLDEKIIRRIIELNNEICAMMC; encoded by the coding sequence ATGAATGAAAAAGATGCAGTAGCTCTGCTCGTTAAATGCGGATGCTCCCCTGATATAATTGAGCACTGTAAAACCGTGGCGGAATATGCCAGGAAAATAGCAAGCAATATCAAAAAATGTGCTGAAAAGAAAAGACAATCGATAAATATCGATATTGAGGCTGTTTTTCTGGGGGGCTTGCTCCATGATATAGGCAGGTCAAGGACTCATGGAATAGACCATGCGGTTGTTGGTAGAAAGATAGCAATTGAAAACGGCTTGAGCGATAAACTTGTAAATATTATAGAAAGGCATATTGGGGCAGGGATTACCAAGGAAGATGCGGAGCTTCTCGGGCTTCCGATAAAGGATTACCTGCCAATCACGCTTGAAGAGAAAATAGTTGCACACGCAGACAATCTTGTTTCCGGTTCGAAAGTCGGCACACTGGATGAACTGGTTTTGAGTTTAAGAAAAAAACAGCTTGATGAAAAGATAATCAGGCGGATTATCGAATTAAACAACGAGATTTGTGCTATGATGTGTTAG
- a CDS encoding PIN domain-containing protein, translating into MIFADSSYFIALAREKDRWHKDALKLAEKINDPLLVSDLIISESVTLVGSLEGGKAGKLLYEYFIDNCKIEFIDSEMLAKGMETFLKYDGSISLADAVSVEIMKENRIKRIISFDGDFDKVREIERLH; encoded by the coding sequence ATGATTTTTGCCGACTCCTCATATTTTATCGCACTGGCAAGAGAGAAGGACAGGTGGCATAAGGATGCCCTGAAGCTCGCTGAAAAAATCAACGATCCACTTCTTGTTTCTGACCTTATTATCAGTGAAAGTGTTACGCTCGTAGGTTCGCTGGAAGGTGGAAAAGCTGGAAAGCTTCTTTATGAATACTTCATAGACAACTGTAAAATAGAGTTCATAGATAGTGAGATGCTGGCAAAAGGAATGGAGACGTTCTTAAAGTATGACGGTTCGATATCTCTTGCAGATGCGGTTTCTGTGGAAATAATGAAAGAAAACAGGATTAAAAGGATAATATCCTTTGACGGCGACTTTGATAAAGTAAGAGAAATCGAAAGGCTCCATTAG
- a CDS encoding DUF302 domain-containing protein, giving the protein MYTYKKSAPLGYADAVAKVKDELKKEGFGVLTEIDVKQTLKTKLNVDFDDYIILGACNPPLAYQALTAERDIGVLLPCNVIVYVQGGKTFISAVLPTVQLGKVGNPKLLPIAEQVENKLKKVVDATAKK; this is encoded by the coding sequence ATGTACACCTACAAAAAATCCGCTCCGTTGGGTTATGCTGATGCTGTTGCAAAAGTAAAGGATGAATTGAAAAAAGAAGGTTTTGGAGTCCTTACAGAAATAGATGTCAAGCAAACTCTTAAGACTAAACTAAATGTAGACTTCGATGATTACATAATCCTGGGAGCATGTAATCCACCGCTGGCTTACCAGGCACTAACTGCCGAGCGAGATATCGGAGTTCTGCTCCCCTGCAATGTCATTGTTTATGTTCAAGGTGGAAAAACATTTATCAGTGCGGTCTTACCTACTGTGCAGCTTGGAAAAGTTGGCAATCCAAAGCTTTTACCGATTGCAGAACAGGTTGAGAACAAGCTCAAAAAGGTAGTGGATGCTACAGCCAAGAAATAA
- a CDS encoding YbhB/YbcL family Raf kinase inhibitor-like protein — MEKITVSTEAFKEGGDIPAEYTCDGRDVSPSLSWKGIPENTKSIALIMDDPDAPVGTFVHWVLFNIPAGTQKLPKGMPRSQTLGDGSRQGMTDFGRAGYGGPCPPRGTHRYYFKVYALDTMLDLPPGATKKQLENAMKGHVLAQGELMGKYER, encoded by the coding sequence ATGGAGAAGATTACTGTTTCAACCGAGGCATTTAAAGAGGGTGGGGATATCCCTGCGGAATATACCTGCGATGGTAGAGATGTTTCACCTTCACTGTCATGGAAAGGAATACCTGAAAATACAAAGAGCATCGCCCTGATAATGGATGACCCTGATGCTCCAGTGGGAACATTCGTTCACTGGGTGCTGTTCAACATTCCTGCAGGCACGCAGAAACTGCCCAAGGGAATGCCGAGAAGCCAAACCCTCGGCGACGGGAGCCGCCAGGGAATGACGGATTTCGGCAGGGCGGGTTACGGCGGTCCATGCCCTCCGAGAGGGACGCACAGGTATTATTTCAAGGTATACGCCCTTGATACAATGCTTGACCTGCCGCCTGGAGCAACCAAGAAACAGCTGGAAAACGCTATGAAAGGGCACGTGCTTGCACAGGGCGAGTTGATGGGGAAATACGAAAGATAG
- a CDS encoding proteasome-activating nucleotidase, whose product MSETQENQESPIAMGNNDFSRYLMDRIKTLEERNNLLREQTNKIELEKRFTESQNLKYERELRQLKSELDRLKTPPLVVGTVVDALDSGKVIIRSSTGPQFVVGSSQFINGSELIPGAAVSLNYQTLAVVGILPSSRDPFVHGMEVIESPNVSYSDIGGLDEQIRELRETVEMPLTKPEVFERIGIEPPKGVLLYGAPGTGKTLLAKAVASQTKATFIRIVGSELVQKYIGEGARLVRDLFKMAKEKSPSIIFIDELDSIGAKRLDTATSGDREVQRTLMQLLSEMDGFNARGNIRIIAATNRPDILDPALLRPGRFDRFISIPMPSKEVRAIILKIHSRRMKLSEDVDFDELASFTEGANGSDLKAIAMEAGMFAVREERHSVGMNDFRNAIKKLIIPTTKPNLHSEGMFA is encoded by the coding sequence ATGTCTGAAACCCAGGAAAACCAGGAAAGCCCGATAGCAATGGGAAATAATGATTTCTCCCGCTATCTCATGGACAGGATAAAAACGCTTGAGGAGAGGAACAATCTTCTCAGGGAACAGACTAATAAGATAGAGCTTGAGAAACGTTTTACCGAGAGCCAGAACCTCAAGTACGAAAGGGAGTTAAGGCAATTAAAAAGCGAACTTGATAGATTAAAAACGCCACCGCTGGTGGTAGGAACTGTAGTTGATGCCCTCGATAGCGGTAAAGTAATTATAAGGAGCAGCACAGGTCCTCAGTTTGTGGTAGGTTCATCCCAGTTTATAAACGGTAGCGAGCTTATACCAGGGGCAGCAGTATCTTTGAATTACCAGACCCTTGCCGTGGTAGGAATTCTGCCTTCTTCGCGGGATCCTTTCGTGCACGGCATGGAGGTTATAGAGTCCCCGAATGTGTCGTATTCGGATATCGGCGGGCTGGATGAACAGATCCGTGAGCTTCGCGAAACTGTGGAAATGCCGCTCACCAAACCTGAAGTGTTCGAACGAATAGGGATAGAGCCTCCAAAAGGCGTATTATTGTACGGCGCCCCCGGGACAGGAAAAACCCTCCTTGCCAAGGCGGTGGCAAGCCAGACAAAAGCCACATTTATCAGGATTGTGGGCTCTGAACTTGTGCAGAAGTATATTGGTGAGGGCGCAAGGCTTGTCCGTGACCTGTTCAAAATGGCAAAAGAAAAGTCCCCGAGCATCATATTTATTGACGAGCTTGATTCCATCGGAGCAAAACGTCTTGATACAGCTACGTCTGGAGACAGGGAAGTCCAGCGCACCTTGATGCAACTGCTCTCAGAAATGGATGGTTTTAATGCACGTGGGAATATCAGGATTATCGCGGCAACAAACAGGCCTGACATCCTTGACCCAGCCTTACTTCGTCCCGGGAGGTTTGACAGATTCATATCAATCCCAATGCCCAGCAAGGAAGTGCGGGCAATAATTCTAAAAATCCATTCAAGAAGGATGAAGCTTTCAGAGGATGTTGATTTTGACGAACTCGCCTCTTTTACTGAAGGAGCGAACGGTTCTGATCTTAAAGCAATTGCGATGGAAGCCGGGATGTTTGCTGTAAGAGAAGAACGCCACAGCGTCGGAATGAATGATTTCCGGAATGCAATTAAAAAATTAATAATTCCCACTACAAAGCCCAATCTTCATTCCGAAGGAATGTTTGCCTGA
- the cfbE gene encoding coenzyme F430 synthase, whose product MAVLDLTHGGRVIAQKLKKIVSEVVGIDVYKTQSAEDLDGLESEGIRTSQDALKAVDFDVIIAPVHLDSNYPMLVDAVKSNIPVLSHHAAVGEILSEYNLKDKTLIEITGTKAKTSTSILLAEILSKEKKVITHTSRGVENWSTGTVIKKGLSITPASILSALDSITEAGIEFDVLISEISLGGTGAADIGVITTIANDYKIANNTKLASDAKRQMILNAKPKSTLVINNDALRFFGACRRDLEIISFTESVDASCNVYYEDTNTIAFFLGKKQGRIHIPESHGYDISAYKTAFVCATAAALAMDVDADTIESALLGFSGAVGRMIKTFLSGRTLIDNSNSGLDIQNAKKALLFAQAQAGRIVMVLGEEAREVCEGLDPSGVVQFIHKHLNELGALVLVGERMKPLVNTENNIYYADDLSSGIELAKKLTQEKDTILSCVKCFR is encoded by the coding sequence GTGGCAGTACTTGATTTAACACACGGCGGCAGGGTAATAGCACAAAAACTTAAGAAAATCGTAAGCGAAGTAGTTGGGATAGATGTATATAAGACCCAGAGTGCTGAAGATTTAGATGGTCTGGAAAGCGAAGGCATCAGGACTTCCCAGGATGCCCTGAAAGCAGTGGATTTTGATGTTATTATCGCGCCTGTACATCTTGATAGCAACTATCCCATGCTTGTGGACGCTGTTAAAAGCAACATCCCTGTTTTATCGCACCATGCAGCCGTAGGGGAAATTTTATCTGAGTACAACCTCAAAGATAAAACCCTGATTGAGATAACAGGCACGAAGGCAAAAACAAGCACTTCTATTCTACTGGCAGAGATTTTATCAAAGGAAAAAAAAGTCATCACGCACACAAGCAGAGGTGTTGAAAACTGGAGTACTGGAACAGTAATCAAAAAAGGATTGAGCATAACCCCTGCCAGCATCCTTTCTGCACTGGATTCCATTACTGAGGCGGGAATTGAATTTGACGTATTAATATCTGAAATCTCACTCGGTGGAACAGGGGCTGCCGACATCGGTGTGATAACCACAATAGCCAATGACTATAAAATTGCGAACAACACAAAGCTTGCAAGCGATGCCAAGCGCCAGATGATACTCAATGCAAAACCCAAAAGTACACTTGTGATAAACAATGATGCCTTGAGGTTTTTCGGTGCCTGCAGAAGGGATTTGGAAATTATTTCATTCACAGAGTCTGTCGATGCCTCTTGCAATGTCTATTATGAGGATACTAACACGATAGCATTTTTCCTTGGCAAAAAGCAGGGCAGGATACATATCCCTGAATCACACGGTTATGACATAAGCGCGTATAAAACTGCGTTTGTGTGCGCAACAGCGGCGGCTCTCGCAATGGATGTGGATGCTGATACTATCGAAAGCGCGCTCCTGGGATTTAGCGGCGCTGTGGGGCGCATGATAAAAACATTCCTTTCAGGAAGAACGCTGATAGATAACTCAAACTCGGGACTGGATATCCAGAATGCCAAGAAGGCACTGCTGTTTGCACAGGCACAGGCAGGACGAATCGTCATGGTGCTCGGGGAAGAGGCAAGAGAGGTATGCGAAGGGCTTGACCCCTCAGGTGTTGTCCAGTTTATTCACAAGCATCTGAACGAACTCGGTGCTCTCGTACTTGTAGGTGAGAGGATGAAGCCCCTTGTTAATACTGAAAATAATATTTACTATGCAGACGATCTATCCAGCGGGATTGAACTTGCAAAAAAACTGACGCAAGAAAAGGATACTATTTTATCCTGTGTAAAATGTTTTAGATAA
- a CDS encoding deoxyhypusine synthase, which translates to MELQRPIRHAKITQDMTVRQLADSFSGCAFGAGRLSEAIEIYREMVNDKECTKFFGLAGAMVPAGMRQIVSDLIREREIDILVTTGANLVHDIIESMGLRHYKGTHAVDDIQLKHEAVNRIYDVFLPEQHFSEFEDKMQSIFRELPDRLSITELLSHIGAKLDDDNSILKSAYDMHIPVYCPALQDSIIGLQAWLYKQTKPLNVDVFDDMRGLIDRCYEAKHAGAMIVGGGVPKNFILQSMLVTPRSFDYAIQLTMDRPETGGLSGATLDEARSWGKVGENARAVTVYSDATITLPIIVAAGKRTADI; encoded by the coding sequence ATGGAATTGCAAAGACCTATCAGGCATGCGAAGATAACACAGGACATGACCGTAAGACAGCTTGCGGATTCTTTTTCAGGTTGTGCTTTCGGGGCAGGACGGCTTTCCGAAGCCATCGAGATATACAGGGAAATGGTGAACGATAAGGAGTGTACCAAGTTCTTTGGCTTAGCCGGAGCTATGGTGCCTGCAGGCATGAGGCAGATCGTAAGCGACCTGATACGGGAAAGGGAGATTGATATTCTTGTTACCACAGGCGCCAACCTTGTTCATGACATAATCGAGTCCATGGGGCTTCGCCATTACAAAGGAACTCATGCCGTGGATGACATCCAGTTAAAACATGAAGCTGTTAACCGAATCTATGATGTGTTCCTGCCTGAGCAGCATTTCTCCGAGTTTGAGGATAAGATGCAGTCCATTTTCAGGGAACTTCCTGATAGGCTGTCGATAACGGAGCTTCTCTCACACATAGGCGCGAAGCTTGATGACGACAACTCGATATTGAAAAGCGCGTATGATATGCATATACCTGTGTACTGCCCTGCGCTCCAGGACTCCATAATCGGTCTGCAGGCATGGTTATACAAACAGACTAAGCCGCTCAATGTAGATGTGTTTGATGATATGCGTGGATTGATTGACCGCTGCTACGAGGCAAAACATGCTGGCGCGATGATAGTGGGCGGCGGGGTGCCCAAGAACTTTATCCTCCAGTCCATGCTTGTTACTCCAAGGTCGTTTGATTATGCCATACAGCTTACCATGGACAGACCCGAAACAGGAGGGCTTTCCGGCGCCACGCTCGATGAGGCGCGCTCGTGGGGTAAGGTCGGGGAGAATGCGAGGGCTGTGACCGTGTATTCCGATGCGACAATCACGCTGCCGATAATTGTGGCTGCGGGGAAGAGAACCGCAGATATTTAA
- a CDS encoding tRNA (cytidine(56)-2'-O)-methyltransferase (catalyzes the S-adenosyl-methionine-dependent 2'-O-ribose methylation of C56 in tRNA transcripts): MRIIILRLGHRIQRDQRITTHVALTARALGAEGMLLDSEDRGIAKSLEEASSAWGGSFYVKNIAGWKSEIKKWKEAGGKVLHLTMYGINLPDVVHEIAADKLMIVVGAEKVPPELYGLADWNVAIGNQPHSEVGALAIALDRLAAACGKDALKTQFTGGELKIVPKRAGKEVKGR, encoded by the coding sequence ATGCGAATAATAATACTCCGTCTCGGTCACCGCATCCAGAGAGACCAGAGAATAACCACCCATGTTGCCCTCACGGCGCGTGCTCTTGGTGCCGAGGGTATGCTCCTTGATTCTGAAGACAGGGGCATCGCGAAAAGTCTGGAAGAGGCATCATCGGCATGGGGCGGTTCATTCTATGTCAAAAATATCGCAGGCTGGAAAAGCGAGATTAAGAAATGGAAGGAAGCTGGAGGAAAAGTGCTGCATCTCACCATGTACGGCATCAATCTTCCGGATGTGGTACATGAAATAGCAGCCGACAAGCTTATGATTGTCGTGGGGGCTGAAAAGGTTCCGCCTGAGCTCTACGGGCTTGCGGACTGGAACGTAGCAATAGGCAACCAGCCGCACTCCGAGGTTGGTGCACTTGCAATTGCGCTTGACAGGCTTGCGGCGGCATGCGGCAAGGATGCTTTGAAAACGCAATTCACAGGCGGTGAGCTCAAGATCGTTCCCAAAAGGGCAGGAAAAGAGGTGAAGGGGAGATGA
- a CDS encoding DUF2551 domain-containing protein: MESLRLRIKRRLEMYIELDIDGIRKSIIDILLKLKKVTVDMLYHELNRKFKVSYSAVASTLGYIHSKLGILHAYKESYKTPIVYSLKEEYVDIIKSVLSKN; encoded by the coding sequence ATGGAGTCGCTCAGGCTTAGAATAAAAAGGCGCCTTGAGATGTATATTGAGCTTGACATAGATGGCATCAGGAAATCCATAATCGATATATTGCTAAAATTGAAAAAGGTAACCGTAGACATGTTGTACCATGAACTCAACCGCAAATTCAAGGTTTCCTACAGTGCAGTTGCCTCAACCTTGGGATACATCCACTCAAAACTCGGGATTCTACACGCCTACAAGGAATCCTATAAAACGCCCATAGTATACTCATTAAAGGAAGAATACGTGGATATTATAAAAAGCGTTTTAAGTAAAAACTAA